The nucleotide sequence AACGTAAGCgaccaaaaaaaaccgatgaaTCAGAGAAACCCAATATTATATGTGTAATATAAAAATCAGCAAAATTCTTTGAGTTCCCAtcatccttcacaagatcaagaaatatattaaaaatcttTGCCTCTCGCCGGTTTAATGCCTTTCACCCAAATACGAgtgtgtataaaaaatatatgtgcCACAGCAGGCAAAATGTGTGCCAAGCCAGCCGCAGATTCGGTCTCAAGGCGTTGTTTATGTATCTTTTTTCAGTAGTAGAATTTATGTGGAATTCTGAAAGGGCAACAAAAGTTCCAGCCTCAGCGACCACATTAACAAAAGCACAGggaagaaaaatattaaaaaaacaccaaaaggGAAGCGTGTCTTGACACATGCCGAAAGTTGTAAAAATAGCGCTGGAATACAACAAATACCTAAATATGTAGATGGTATTAAAAAGCACACCTATGGTTGGTAGGcccaaaaatataaatgtatcTTTTTTTTACGACCTAAGACCATTGGCTCATCTGCCTCCACAATTCAACAAATTATGATGAGCATAAAAAATAACGAAATCTTTTGTGCTTTTAATTCCCCAAAAGACCCATCATGAGGAAGTATAAAAACCTATTATCGATCGAAACATTTAATCAGAGTCAAAACTTGATTACTGTGATTGCTCCGGCAAATTACTGCCCTcaaaacgaaaacgaaagTCCAATCACTGATCAGTGAACCCAAGCCCCTATATCATCGAGTAGGGGAAAACCAAAGAACTCTTTGAATTCACTTAACACTTGTCGTGCGAGTAAATTCGGGTCCGTTATAAAACTTGAAATTCACTTAACCCAAATTTAAATGGCAATCTTCGGTGGCAGTCGCCTAATCAAATAAATGTCcaaatctcaaaaataaaaacagcaACAACCAAAGCCCAAAATCTCaaagaaaatgtataaaaatgaATGACCAGCGACGTGTGGCGGCATCTTTGGTCACAGAATGAATACATTTTATAATGAAATGATCTTGAATGCGGTACAATGGGCTTAAATGAGGTATTTGTGACAGCAACAATGATTTGgcaataattttataattgatTTCGTAATCTATGTAACAAATATAAGACCAAGTGAATAAGTAAACAATAAGCAATAAAACCTtgattgtaaatgaaatctttttctttaaagaaatagaatacattttaattttttaaaaacatttcaaataaCAAAATATCATAAGTAGATTTTTAAAAGCATCCCATTGTCCATTAAGATTCCATATGATGTCtgatacattaaaaatataatctgTGCAGGTTGTCGGCGCCAACAGCTTGACAACAAGTCACCAAAGTCGCCGAGCAAAAAGGTCtagtaatatatttaaataagtaTCTCTAGCTATGGGTTTCCATTATGGTTTTGGGAAGCCACTGAAATCGAAGCCTAGGCCTACTCATTGAACCGAAATGACAGTCGCTCCACAAGCTGATTAGCAAATTTCGTTATACATATTTcgttttgtttagttttttcCGCCGTTTTCACGAACACCGCTTAAATTTATGCGTTTGAAATGCGTTTGACATTTGCTCTAGCCGCTGTTTTAATGTGGCCGCTGACAGATGGGCTTCGAGGCATTTGGAAAGTATCTGGCGGATCGCCTGGATGGCGATAAATCTAAGCCGAGCTGCGCAACTTAATTAGTTCATGTCAGTCGCTTGGCTACCCCTAGTAAAAAGTCAAAAGCGAAAAACCCTCTCTGGACATTTATTACAATCCGAAATGTTGGACTTATGTAAATTTTATTATACTGAGTTAAGGTTTTTGCTAATATGCAAATGGCTCATCCAGCTTGTCTGccgaaaaatattttaaataatttattataacGGGTGAATAAAAGTTGAATAgtctattaaaataaatatgcgaTGAAATTAGCATAAAGTTGATGTTTTAtatgtattaatttttatgtatttatttggaaaaaaaaagaaaacaatacCGGAACAGGTTGAACCGTTTTGAAAGTGAAGGTTACCTTGTTTTAATTATATCAATTTGTTTTTGCCAAGTTTATTATGTTAAATATTACCTTTTTTCTATTCATATGacttatttgtttgttttcagAAGCTATGCTAATTTGTGATATTTATTACGTACATCCATTACCCAGAAAATCATTTAGTTGTGTCGTATCTCATTCTTCTTGCGGTTGGCAGTAAAAAACAGCCCCAAACCACAAATTCCCAGACTCTTCACTTACATGTGCAATTCATGGCTTTTGTGGTTATGGTTTTTGCCCAACTTAGGTTGgggcaataaaataaattaggCCCAAGAATAAACAAAACAATGTAGTGTTGCAACTATTTGAGTTAATTATTTTCCTTACtgcaaaaaaaagtatttcaaTGCCAAACTGAAAGCGAAAAGAATTTAACAAATATGCCAATATATGTATGAGTTTAACAATGAAATTCTAGTTCAAGAGAAGATGAATATCTATTTATTTTCCCCGTTAAGTGTCTGACGTTCATTGTGGTGTTGACACTTGTCACAAGATTgaacgagaataaatacacTTATTTCATACGTACATCTGTGTATTATGGAATGCTTAGCAAGAGATTGATGTGCGGTGGTGTTCCTTGACAACTTGCCTTATAGATGAATATCTATCAGAACGCAAACAGGGTGATGTGTATTATTGTCGCCGATCTGGATCTCTCTATTTGGAACCCCCATCCCCACCAATGGAGCCCCCGCCCCACCATTTAACTCCCGTGTttacaaaacaattaattttctttggaaaaacaagaaaagcGGCGAACGGGGAAAATGAAAAAGATACCGAAACATAACTCAGGCAGCCAGCCAAATGCACTAATCGATGTGCACTTCATTTGTATGGAAACAGGCATAAGATACGATACTTGAAGGCATCACTGTTAGATACTTGCCAACAATCTGAAATCCACGGGGAAAGCACTGCCGCCGGGGAAAAGGAAAAGTACGAGTAAAAAACCTGAGCGCTCAAAGGCAGCGCTTTTGTGTAATCGATTTGAACCGGAAGCAATTGGGTTGCCTTTGCCGCAGTCTCAGCGGCAGCGGAAAAATCCTCTCAAGATGCTgctattttaaatatttagtgCACGAGACAGGCGAGGGCAAAATCGGAGATATATACGCACACACCCCGATCGCAATTCAATCACATGCGGCGGTGTTAACAACAAGGCAAATATCGGTCGCCAGATATATTGACAATATATAGAAAGGAGGGGTATCAGCGATTTGCACACAGGCATCAGGATAAGAAAAACAAGATTAGAAAGAAATTTTATCTCTATGTCACCACTTActgaaatattaaatcttAGACACCAATTTTCTAAAGCTTTAAGATATAAAACTACTAAAGctttcaaaaattaatatcaatattaacTACTATTATTCGCATTTTTCTAACCTACATGACTCATATTTCATAGCAAACATTAAAGACTTTGGCTAACTCTTGTTGTGAAGAAATAGCAATAGTAAAATATTCctagaaaaacaaaaatctagataaaaacatatataattttaaaaagaattGTTAAGGAATGAGTGTAATTTTCTAAGGTTAATATTGTAGAATAATGCTTATAATCCTATGATATTCGTAGgaaaaaagatattttaaagaattgtgtataatataattatataaaacaACATCCAACGTTAAGCGGAAACGGTTATAGAAATTATTCACCAAATGAGTGAAAATATctgtaaaatagcttgtacATTTTTTCTAACATACCGGTTATTTTtcataatattattttctataAAAATTTCTATATAACAACATCCAAAGACAAGCGAAAAATGGTTaaagaaataagtcagtaaaTGAGTGAAAATTTCTGTATAAAAGTTGTACCTTTATGCCAACATATAATTAAAGAATTTTAGTTGGCATCCCACtgtatttataaattttacaTTATTAAGAACCTATCTTTCAACATCTAGATTTTAGCGGAAGTACCCAAAGAATTTTGGTCAGTATCTGCCTCTTTTACACCCATGTATCTCACTTAAGAATCTATCTCTTGCCTTCACTAACACACTTGCCCAGTGGCAGACGCATCTCCCACACATTTTCGAACATTTATTGTAGTCTAATTAAAAGTCACGCACTTTACGTGcgaaaattaaaagcaatacGTCgccttaaaataaaatcaacagAAGACGACGAAAATCAAAGACAACGCGACGTATTAGTAATGTGACGAACAGACAGCCAAGCCCCATAATACCAACAAAAGCAACAATTGCGTCTaggatatttttaaaatgcgTCAAACAgccgaaaaaaataaatactaaGAAATAAAGTCAACCGCCAAAAAAAGGCAACAACAAACCAGAGTAAAAAACGCGACgattttctcgttttcatttCGGTTTTTTGTTgctcactttttttttaactgaGGGGTGTACCTAAAGTTGTTGCCATGTGCGATCGTGTGTGTGGCTCTCCGAATGTATGCCGCACATTATGTGGTCTAGTATTCACGCTTCATTAAAACAAACGCTGCAGTTTTACTGGGTTTTTCCTTTCTTCTCGCCCCGGctttagtttattttatttccctTTTCTCGCTGTTATGCTCGACATTTCATTCCGAGTATTATGCGCCacttttggccaaaaggaaaacaaaCCGCAAAACTATTTACGCACGGCCGTAAAACTTCTCACTTCTCATACTTTTTGCAAGCGATAAGCTTTATCTACGAATTATGATAGTTGTATTTCAAACTTTGCCTCTGCCATCATCAAGCAAGCACCATTTGTAAATGTGTCACAGGCCCCAAGCGAAAAGTTACCCAACTCACGCATTTCAGAACAAACTTGATAATTGGCTGGCTTTATGACATCTCAAGTCCGAGGGCAAACACGCCAGTCTCCGGGGTCCCATCGGCATACGAAATTTGGAATTTTTACTGtcgaaaattaaatttccatTTCAATTAATTCGGGCCTGTCCAtactatttatttaatcatttttgcCTTTTCTGAGTGAACTAATGAATGGcttttttttatgtttgaCTTTTCACTTATTGAATCAACATTGACGtagctagaaaaaaatgttgtggGGGGTACCAAACAGTTTAGTCAAGTATTGTCTTTGCCCTTGAGAACTCCTCGTTTTTAAGATAATGAAATTGTGACGTGAGAGCTGagtaaaaaaaggaaaacgaATTGGATCAGGATATAAAAATTCACTATAGAGGATTACAAACATTTGTTGTACCAATTAGAAAATATGTCGTATTTTTACTAAGGCAACTAATTTacttaaaaaatgttcaaattatacaaaaaaaaaaaaatgttaaccaaaattacaaataaatttaaaagatCAAAATTAtctgtatttaaatattttccctAGCCCCAAAATGAATGTGAAAAATGCTCTCGTAAATATCTTAGAAATACCAAAAAGTTAATAGTTTCTATAAATAAACCGATTTGAGTTAAGGACTGGGTGCTGTCATTAACTATGAAAGATATCACCTTCAGCACACAATCTCTCTCCAATCCATTCAGCTATATTCTTTATCGCGATCCCCATATTTCGCAAACTATGATCCGCCATGTGATTAGCAGTTGTTGAACCCGACGCACACATGCGTGCCTTTTGACGCGACAATCACGCAAATTCGCACACACAGATACGCCACAGAAAACAacagcaagaacaacaactCAGCTTAGATAATAGCGCACAATGTTAGATAATAGTCGACGCCACCAATTTATAGGACAAAAAACTGCACGCGCAGAgcagacacaaaaaaaatacaaaaaaaagaaattatagGAAAAGAGTTCTGTGAAATGAGATTAAAAGCGCCTGCGTGCGTTTGCAAATAAAGATACGCACAATtcgcagatacagatacagatacatctGCAGACGGCGATAAAGATTCGCAAATGTGGATGCTTTTCGCCAAACTATAAATAATCACAAAGTGTGTGtgattaaatttatataaatttcgCTTTTATAGAGTAGGTTCTCCTAAGGTCGTTTCGTTTGCTTTCACcactttgtaaaaaaatattttcgccattttttgtttgtttttcacttattttttatttggggCAGATTAAGGCGGAAAAGTACTTGGAAAAACTTGTTTTCTACTTAGCCGTAAATcacatttaatttgtttatagCTAAATGCATTCAGATTACTGCTTAAGTAATATATTTCATGAGTGTGGAAATCTAATCAAATTTGAATTAAATTGAAGTCAATTAGCATTCCACTAATagaaaattcattttttttcacCGTTTGCCTTTGCTTGCTATTCGCTTAtttgaaatgattttaattCGTATTTACACAATTTGTTATTTAATTACTTTCCCTCATGGGACATTTAAATACACTTATCTCTCGGCCCGCTGCCAAGTGGAAAatgatttcaatttatttaaaaaataccaaatatttCGCCACAATTCCACAAACTCAAAGCacgaaatatattttattaaaatgctTAAGCTTGAAAGACCAAAGTACAAAGAACTGGATATATTTATGAATTTTAGtatttccaaatttttcaaacAACTATTCtagtaatatttaaaaataatttcttttttcGTTTGGCCAAATACTTTTATTAATTGTTGGCTTAGGAACAATGGCACTAAAGACAAAAAGCCTCAGAATTATTTTGCAACGTTTGAAGAAATATTTCGAGCAACAACAAACTTACTAAAAAAGAACTTATGTAATAGCATTGAAACAGAACAAATTACGCACcttatttttatgtttgtttgcttttttcAGTTTTACGATTCTTTTTTTGGACGAGTTGTATTTTTCGTTGATTTAAAGAGAGTTGCACTTTGCACACTTTAAAACTTATGGCAACAGCAATTCAACattttcatacattttttgatattattttttttaacacaaCACTAGCCATATATACTTTTGATATATATATTCTGCTCCTCGAATTGCTCGTAAATTAAACGATTTTAGCGGCCTTTTTAAATTGTAACGACTCTCTTGGCCAGCAATACTTGGGTTTCGAAACGAACTTTTCTGTTTCCAATTTCCAATACGATGAGATTAATGTTTCGAACTCCTTTGGACACGATTTCACATAAGACCGGAACATCGAGTACGGCAAAAAGGCGCGATTACGGACGCGATCTATTGGGACAGATTGGGTTGGTTAGGATACGGATGTGTTTGAAAAACGTATTCGAAAACGCTGCGGATGCGGACTTCGAGTGCTACTGCGACTGCGGACGCTCCGCTCACTGTGTGTTCCCAAGGCGAGCTAGTCAGAGACTGAAAGACCCTGTCGATGAGGCGACGCTTCGTgcgttcagttcagttcagcCGAGCACGTTTGCTGCGGAGCGAACGAGGGAGAAAGAGTGCGGCGGGACGCGCGCGAGAGAGTGAGTGAGAGCGAGTAGTGGGCGAATCAGGTAAGTGAAAGAATGGTCCACTGCGGCACTACATATAGGAAGGGTACCATCGCCCGGTATATCCGTGATTCCCAGTTCATCCTTCTGATCTGACGAAAGTGCCTCAGAGGTCAATGAAATGGTGGTCATTCGATAGAATCAGATATGATTCATCTATTAGCAATAGCCCAAAAACATCCAAACTACGAGTATAAGAGACTTTGTAGAAGACTCGAACTGATATCGTTCATTGATAAAATTATGTTGTCATTAATACATTTTGACATTAGTTTACATATGAAAATGGTTGAAGAAAATTAAGTATATGTTATTTAATGCAGGCCTTACTTATAAggtttatttttagtttttttttattttggggttcttttaaaattccttattttatttagtaaatggtttgttattttatttaaaaaaatatagaagaaATATATCGAAAATAATCATTATTTGTAGATAAAATATAAAGAACGGGATACGAAATAGGTATAATTGATTTAAGAATATTTCCCCAAATAATTTTACAACATTTTTACTAAACTAACAGcaataaaaaagttaaattttccAATGGAAATTCGATTTTCGAAAttaaatagtttaaaatttattgtaCCATAAGAATAATGGaacaattaacattttttaatcccTTTAAGTATCCATTCCTTTCCTTTATTCCTTTAAAGATACCAAAACTGTATTTAAGCTAAGCAAATCAAGCCAAATATTTTTTCTGCTCAGAAAATGTTATTGATAAACTCTAATAACTGCAGGCCTCGGCTTTCTAGGAAAACATTTGTTAGAACTTATAAAATTGGCGCTCGAAGGTAGGCTATATGTTGCATAACTGGACTTAagcaacttttttttatagttaaaaGAAATATCAGTCCATCTAATTATCCAGCCTTGGAAACTTACCAAGTCCCATGTTTAATAAATAAGATCAAATTTATAAGAAGGCATGCTAATTTAAATTCGGATTTGGTGATATTCCGCACTGCCAAATCAATAACCCCAATGATAGATCCCCATCACGTGCTGTTTTGCCAACTGACAGTGTGAGCGGGGCGATTGCAGTTGCTTTTTTTCCCGATTGTATTTGTGCGGATTGTTTTTGGTGGCTGGGTGGCGTTTGTGCTTTTCGGCGCGTAGACATTTTCCAGTgttttttttcgtatttcgCCAGGTAGCGTTGATTTGCACAAATACCATATAACTAACAGCCCGAAGTGCACCGATAGACGTCACACAATGCCCTTTATTATGGAGGTAAATACGGCTGTGAATCAGTCGCGTGGGAGAGCCATTTCGTAATAAAGTCGATTATCATCACATTGATAAGCTCTAAACTTTGACCAGCTTATTTTCCTATCGCTGCAATGAACTTATTAATAAATCACTAAATGTATTTCTGGTTACTGGAACCTACAGCTAATTTTAGATGTTGACCAAAATTTGCAAAACAACATTTAGCCAGAAAATACAGCCCACGTCAATCGAAAGTCAAAGCAGAAATGCGCAAACTTCTTTGAATACAATTTATCTTATCTTTTTAGATGGAGATTAGAAAAAATATCACATGGTATTCACAATATATATTTGTGTGAACAATGAACTTGACAGTGTCTGAGGAACTATAGAAATTGCAGAAATATTCCGGGGGAGTCGCCAACGTCATTCTTGATGACCGCGTCATGAGGTGGGCGTTGCAGGTGGGAACCACAGGTCGGCTACTGATTAGCTCAGTCGTATAGTATATACATACCTGGACTGTATTCACGTTGCAATGTAAACTTTGTTGATATGAAATATCAGTTTCGAGAATGAACCCTTTTTTGTAGGtatcataaaatattattaagtgGCGCTATCTAGGTTTACAAGTAccaaaattaatatttataatcgATGAGGTGGATTTTAGACCATATTTGCTAGAAAAATAATCAAATTTATAATCAGTTTTTGGATTTACCATAATTGCTTTATACGTTCAAAGAAAAccatgttttattatttaagggccttatattttatataatattttatgcaGATTATAAGATGTAAGCATCAACAATTGAAAAAAAAGGTGATCGAATGATTTAATATTAAGGGTTTTAAGTAACATATCCCTAAGTCCCTTCTCTATATATAAcctatatttttattatttgccAAAACAACTCTGAGCTTAGACCCTTCCTTTCCCTAATTAGGAAAACTTTGaacttaaaatttattttgaaacgCTTGCTGGTAAGTGCTCTAAGTGATTTCGCCAGGCCACAAAAAGGGCTGCCCCCAAAACAATTAACTCAATTAAGCGGAATGACAACATTTTGTGCCTGAGAATTTGACGCCTGTGAAACGAGGAGCACATGCCAAATATCCCTATGCTTATAAATAACCCAAGACAGGGCAAACTCCCCCGCGGTTTTCCAAAGCAACCTTTTGAATGTCGATCTGCCCTCTGCTCTTTCTAAATTTCTTCACTGCTTTCCCCATTATCCTTCGGTATGCAGTCAGACAATTAAAATGATTAATTATGCGCAggagcagcggcagcagcaggaCATTTTCGGGCTAATGACTTAATTAACCCGTCGGTCGAGTGTTCCTGCCTAATGTGCTCGCCTCAACGACCTCTGACCCTTTTTCCGCGTAAGCCTTACAAGTATATAAGTTCCAGGGGCAAGATGTTAGATTAATTAAAAACCGTGGCCGACCGAAAATGTGGCAAGTGAAGCCCGTTAAGGTGTTTAAATAGCCCAATCTATAGCAGCTGGTTCTGGGTAACCCCCACCGCTTGAGGGATCTTCGTAAACCTGACTTCCAGTCTTTTACACCTTGCGGCGATCGCACGCGTTTCCCTAGCGATTAAAAACGCGCAGGCGATTCGTCCCAAGGTTGGCGGCTTTCCCATGTTCAGAGATCACAGACAGAATCGTATTTAGATTGCCATCAGTATCAGTGCGATATTCAATTACAGAATATATATTGtcatgtccactgtcagccaACATGATTCCTCAGTTGAATAAGATCCCAAGTTATTTCGCTGATATGATATGGTGATATGAGTATTAATTGATAGCAGATCGTTGATTGGCGATTCGCACATTCGCTCGATACAATATTTTGGTGAGGAATTCCATTAACAACCATTTAGCTTCCATTAGTTGTAGGCGACTTATATCGCGAGTGGATCGATCTGGACGCAATAATTTATGttaataaaattgtaatagcCGCCTGTCAGCAAATGGCGACGAACATTCAGCCAGCAGCCGACACACAGACTGACAGAAAGTCAATTCAATTCGAATCGAATCGATTCGaatcaattaaaaacaaatctCGAACTGATTGTGTCGCCAAAGGCTGTCTTTTGTCTTTAGGCGAGTGGCCAGCTACAAGTCGTCTGCTGACACGATAACATGTTAACCCCCAGCTAGAAAAAGATATATTATGTGGGGGTAATTATAAAGTTTAGGAaatcattattatttttcaaaaaaataataactaaTAAACTTGCaaaaaccttcgaaaaatttaaattttccgCAGATGTTTCGTAATTTTTTCCAATCGATCGACCttttgttaatattttttaacagaaaCTAATAAGtttaacaacaaaaaaataaacgacAATTTTTTAATCCTGAAAACGgaagacattttttttaaatcaattttcaaACCAAGCTTTTTTaaggaatattttttatacTCTTCAATGCTTTTAATTTATCATATAAAAATAGGTCAAACTGCATACTTTATAAATAACATGGCTACTAATGGTCTCAgcagaaattaaataaataaataattagaGAAATTGATTGATAAACCGTTTCTCAAGTTGTTaattgtaaaataaataaataattaaacattACATGCTGAGTAATAGATTAACGAACCGATCTTGATCGATATACAGACTTTTTCTGTCACAATATAtcttaagaatatatatatatatcttacAACGGGTTAAGAGCAATGCAAATTATGATTACTGTGAAATGCTGTCGTCGCCACCAAGTCGATTGGGGGTATGGATTATAGAATGGAGACCTGAGCGATAAATGCACCAGCTGGGTGATCGATTATGGTGGAAGTTGCGGCGGCGGTCGCTAATCACAATAATtgatttgtaaatattttgatttagaTTGCAATGCTAATTATGATGGCAGCCACTGCCGCCATAAATTATGAGTGCACTATCCGAGTGGGCCTTGAGTCTCCACGCAGATCTATCGGAACAGAAATTAATCATAGTTCCCGCCGCACACGGAAATAGATGacgttaaaaaaataaaaacaccaGACGTCAACATGTGCCTCCTGTGCCTGTCACTGCCATTTTTCTATCCCATCCTGGTGTTTTTCTACTACAAATTCTATCTGCCCGTAATGGCAATCGCATTTCAGCTGTGGAGAACCCCTTATCATGCGGATAACACATTACAGGACGGAATAACCAAAGAAAACTCAAAACCAGTTGACCAAAGAAAATGTCCCGTTTGTGGCAGATCTATTATTCTTGGCAGGCGTTGACACTTGACAGTTCTAAAAATGGTGGGAAACTAATGAATCTAAATTTTTACCGCTCGTTTTGGGCTCCTAAACATCTCTCGACTTGGAAAGACACACTTAAATTTTAAAGACAAAATTTGTAGTGTAGCTTTGTATCAAAATGCCAGTACTGGAATTGTTTATTGTTATGGACAATGTGTATCATGGATTGCGACGTTGCTTTGGACCTGAGAAGTAACTAAttttatattacatttttgaAGCAAtcttaagttttttatttcctTAAAGGCCTACTAGAACATCCAAATGGCCAGCTAATAATCCTCTCAAAAAATTGGAAAAACGCCGTCGCAGGATAGTAAAGAACAAACGAGGGCCGCATCTTTCGCGAAGGAATCACTTTCCCAGCAACGAAGAAAGCAAAGAGAGTGTTATTACCTCATCCGAACTAAAGGAGTATTTCACCTGTGGAAAATTCCCCGTACCGATTCCTTTGAGTTATGATCCAGCCCCTTCAAAAGATCTGCTAAATCGCCGGCGTCTCCAAAATCGCCCGCTGATGTTGAATGCTCGCCAAGTTTTTCAAGTTCAGTGGGGCGGTTGGTGGCAGAGGTGCTGGCCCACTCTTGTGGCAGCCAGTATGCAGGTCagttatatataatattgtaTTTTAGAAATTCCAATAGCATATTTCAATCCCAAATATCATACAGATGGGCTGCGGATCCTCGGTCCTTTGCCATTCGCTGTTGGGGTTGTACGATGACGAGGAATACGATCCACCAATCGTGCTGCTCATGTGTTACTTTGGGCAGGCCTTTAAAAAGGTAGTGAATTACCCATAGTTAAGGACAAGAATACATTAATTTATCCATATATTCTACCCCTTAGCTTTGCAAACAGGCTGATTTGGCCATTTGCAGTTATGGTCATGGGCCCAATTACATAACCACCTCGGCCGCCATGGAATTGATCGACATCCGCTACTTTTTTCAGCAAATCAACAATGCCTTGGTGGACTATCTCCTCAGGGTCGCTTCCGTTTCCGAAATATACGCAAGCCAGTCTATGGAATAGAATAACTTGGAAATCCTACAAAAACTTATGAATCAATGGGCACCATAAACTCCATCTAGGCTATGCCTTTATACACTAAAAAAAAGGTTCTAGCTAAGTAACAAtccaaagcaaataaaaaacatCTTTAGAATTCATCTTTAACACATTATATTTgtaatctttaattttttaaaaattaaaatgcaattagGAACAGGATTTAGGTTTTAAGTAAAATGTCAACTATACAAATTATATAGTAAATCATAATCTCAAGATCAAATGCTCTTATGCAGTTTCATTGGAGTGCACTTCGCTGATATAAACTATTTTCTTTTTGCCATTGCACTTTGAATTTAGTGGCCACTTCGTTTACAAGGTGTGGCTAGCCACATAAAGAAGTCTCTTCAGGACTTTGCTGATAGATGGAATCACCGCGAAGAACCAGTTAGAACTTATGATCTGCAAGTTGGGCACTAAATTCGTACTCTATATTGGAGGCAGGTGCTTGGATTGTTGGTTTTTGTAACCATGGTGTAGTTTCCCCTTTTCGATTGTGGTAAGCAAAAGATTCATGAGTC is from Drosophila suzukii chromosome 3, CBGP_Dsuzu_IsoJpt1.0, whole genome shotgun sequence and encodes:
- the LOC108015572 gene encoding uncharacterized protein, which gives rise to MPVLELFIVMDNVYHGLRRCFGPEKPTRTSKWPANNPLKKLEKRRRRIVKNKRGPHLSRRNHFPSNEESKESVITSSELKEYFTCGKFPVPIPLSYDPAPSKDLLNRRRLQNRPLMLNARQVFQVQWGGWWQRCWPTLVAASMQMGCGSSVLCHSLLGLYDDEEYDPPIVLLMCYFGQAFKKLCKQADLAICSYGHGPNYITTSAAMELIDIRYFFQQINNALVDYLLRVASVSEIYASQSME